One window of the Candidatus Jettenia sp. genome contains the following:
- a CDS encoding nucleotidyltransferase domain-containing protein, with product MINDDLLKQLVERLKPLNPERVILFGSYTSGRPHVYSDIDLMVVLRDDFIPENFREKYEGVFEGVYGF from the coding sequence ATGATCAACGACGACCTTCTAAAACAACTCGTAGAAAGATTGAAACCTTTAAATCCAGAAAGGGTCATATTATTTGGAAGCTATACCTCGGGACGGCCTCATGTGTATAGCGATATTGATTTGATGGTTGTTCTAAGAGATGATTTTATTCCGGAAAATTTCAGGGAAAAATATGAAGGTGTATTTGAAGGTGTCTACGGTTTTTAG